CATTCTTCAGCTGGACAGTGGTGAGAAGGTGAGAATCTATGCAGGAGACATTGTACATCTTAGGTAATCTGAGAATATTTTCAATGTGGGGAGAGGACCAATAGATTCACTTCTCTGACGTATAGGTTATCACTTCCTTGTCCAAAATTAGAAAGCTCTCCTCTGCTTGAGCGACCTGAGAACCGCTTATCTCGATCAGAACTGGATACTGCTGGGCAGCTCCATTTCTCAACAACTCAGAAACTGCGTTTCTGAAGATATGAAAGTTCTGCTCCGATGCATACCATCTCTCAGAAAAGGGCAGCTCCTCTCTCTCCTGGTAAATTCTCTCATATATGCTCCTCGATTCATTGCTGATGCTCTTCAGCTTTTTTGGAGGAACGCTCTTCAATGAGTAGATCCCTATAACTTTTCCATCAACTACGTAGCCTTTCCCCTTGGTGGAAAAAGGTTCGATAGCTACTGCAGAGTTGGAATTTATGCTTCCTCTAATTCCAAAAGATGAAACGTTTGGAATGCTAAGCCCCGTGTGCAGCTTGAATCTCTCCAGCCCATGACCCGTGAGGTTTCTTATGGGAGTAGCTCCATAGCTCCTGATTACCCTCTCTATTGTTTCTCCTATCAAAGATAGCTTCACTCCAGGATGCAGTATTTCCCTAACCCTCTCAACAGCCTCTTGAGCAGCCTTGATTAGATCCTCATTCTCTCCATCGAGATCAATGCTTATAGCAGTATCTGCTATATAGCCGTTGACGTGCACACCAATATCAATTTTCAGAATTCCCCCCGCCTCCAGAACTTCCTTGCTGTCGAGTAGGGGAGAGTAGTGCGCAGCAATTGAGCCAATGCTTAGATTCACTGGAAAGGCTAGGGATCCGCCAAGCTCTCTGATGATGCCCTCTATTTCCTGGGCCAGGGAAAAAAGGCTCACTCCTTTTCTCACCAGCCCTCTGGCCCTCCTCTTCACCTCGCTGGCTATTTTACCTGCTTTGAGATAAGCATTAATTACCTCTGGAGCTAACGATGTCAAGATGAACACCTGTCACCAGTAGAATGAATAAGAACAGAGAAAATAAATAGTTTAACGCAGATGAGGTAGTCCGCATAATGAAATTGAATCCATGGCTACTGGTAGCGGTTAGCTTACTAATAGTTGCAGCAATATATGCAGCATATCTGGAGATACTGGAGATCAATATTCTACAGGCAATGAGGAACAACTTGCTGGGAATATTCATATCCGCAGCATTTATGCTTGTGGCAGAGATAGTGAAATCAATTCGCTCACTCATAATTTTTAGAAAAATAGGTTATAGAGTAAAATTCAAGAACATTCTGATATCGCGATTTGTTGGAAACTTCATGGGAATTGTTACTCCATCGAGCTTTGCCTCCGAGCCAGGAAGGGTCATGAGCCTGGCAATGCTTGAGGGGACCCCCATGGAGGGAATAATGGCAGCTGGAGTTCTTGAGACTTTCTACGATTCAACTTTGATAGCAATAGTAGCAGCAGGCTTCTCGCTATACAAGCTTCCTAGCTCAATTCTGATATTGCTCTCCTCTTTCTTCATCCTTGGCCTCTGGACATTTATTTTTGCTGGCTTCGTCTTCAGAGATTCCATATTTCGCAGAGTATTTTCTTATTTGGAGAGGAGAATGGGTGATAGAATAGTGGGCGCTTCAAGGAAAATACTAAGCCGCTATGCAGAATTTGCAGAATTCACGAAGAGCGGATTGGACCCTGAAATAAGCATTTCATCATTCCTCATAACCATACTCACTCTCCTGCTGTACTCCGCAAGCTTCCTCTCATTTACATCTGATTCCTCAGGAATGCTCTTTCAGCTAATCCATGGGGCAATTGCATATTCTTCAAGCTATACAATGCAGGTCTTTCCAACACCAGGAGGAAGCGGCTTCTTCGAATATGCTCTTTCCCTGTCATTGAGCGCTTATACCTCTGCTCTATGGAGAATCACATATCTGATGGTGAACTTAATTCCGGCTGGATTGATCCTGATCTTCTTCGTGAAAATAAGGAGTGTTATATCCGAAAACATAAAAAAATCCATATTCAGCTAGTTTCAGCAGCCTTCTCAACATTCTCATTGCCAGCTCTCTTCCTGGTTAGATAGAGAGCTACTGCAATGAAGAACAGTGTTATGACAAGTATAATGAACAAATATCCGTCTCCAGAAACAGGCGAAGAGCCTGATGGAGAACTCGTTGGTGTGAAGTTGCTGGGTGTTGTTGTTGTAGTTGTTTGTGTGGGCTGAGTTGTGAAAGTTGATATGGGCTGAACCTGTGTGCTTCCACCATATATCTGCCCCAAAGTGAGAAGTGTTTCATAGATTCCAGCTTGTAGAGCTAGAGTGAGCGCGCTGTAAAGATAGTTGGTGTTATTTGTGGAGAGATAGTTTTTCAAATAGTTATTTGCTTGCTCACTGTATCCTAGAACAATTGCGCTGACATAGCCCACCCTTCCCAATGTGCTGTTTATGTTAGCTAGCTCTGCACGAACTATGCTCAAGAGGTCAGTGTTGAAGAGGAGATGGGTATCGAGAGTTGCTCTGCTGACAGTAGCAACAGAATAGTATAGAGAGGCAGGATAGCTTCCAGAATAATAAGTATTGTAAGCATTATTGAACATTGAATTCAGCGTTTGTAGGTCTGTGGAAACGTTCACCTCTGAGGCCAACGACTGATAGTATGTCAGCACAGACTTGGCGTACTGAAGATAATAATCAGCAATATTTTTCAAATATTCTCCGCTAACAGGAGGAGAAGGCAAGTCGCCATAGGAAATCCAGTTCTGAATCGTGAACTGCGAGAGATTTGCTACAGCTAAGTCAAGGGGATCCGTGAGGACTACTCTCCATTTTCCTGAGGAATAGTCATACACTCTGTAGATGCTTTGAGCAGCAGCGCTTAGGGCGGACTGCGCATTATCCAACCTATCCATAGCAACTAAATAGCTTTCGAGCTGGGAAAATGTATTTACACTCAAGTTGTATATTCTTTCTTTCAGTGAAGAGAGAGTGCTGTTAACTGAATTGATGTAAGTTTGTATTAGATTTGGATCCACAGTTGTTTTCACATATATTATTGCTGCATTTATGGCTATATCTGCCATGTATAGAGAGCTAAGCGAACTGTAGTATTCTCCAGCACTCCACAGGTTGTTTGAGCTCTGAATGTAAAGCGAGCTCTGATTCAAATAGCTTTGGACTATGCTCTGGTCTATGGAAGAAGCATATTTGTTGCTGAGCTCTGCCAGCTCCCCTACACTTTGATTGTAAATTTTGAGCAAACTATTTCTCCAATCGCTGAATATTTGCTTCTGCTCCAAAGTGTATGTTGCATTCGAGGGAGTTTGTGGTGGAAGAGACACATTCTCGAGGAAATAAGAAAGAGCATCCCTCAAAGTAGTAACTTGAACAACCTTCACTCCTAGGTTCTCACCCAGCTGAGAAAGATTCACAGTCCTCGTTACTGTCCTGTATATAGTACCAAATGGAGTGGACTGTGAAACGATCTGCTGCTCTGTTTCAATAAGCTGCCCTACAGGTACAAGAAAAGTCTTGTATCCAGCAGAAGCTGCAGCCTGGAGTTTATCGGACAGACCTCCTACAGGTCCTATTGTTCCATCCGGATTTATCATTCCGGTCATGGCCACCGTGCTATTGATATTTGCCCGAAGAATAGCAGCTACAACCCCAACAGTCATTACAGCGCTTGCGCTGGGCCCTCCTATTATCAGGCTGGGGGACTTCATGGAGAAGAAGTAATCATACTTTCTGTAGTCTATCCCAAGAAGGGATGCTGCCACGAGAACTGCAATCCTGGCCGAGGATTGGGTATCAAGCTGAGTGACGGGATCCGAAGAGAAGTAGACCTGACCGCTGCCTGGATAGGCAACAGTTACTGTAAGATTGGTAACTACTCCTCCTCCTCCCGAGCTGACTGCTAAAGCAGGTAGATTAATGGATACTAGATAGTCGTAGTGAAATATTACAGGAGATGAAGCCACTGCTGAAACTGGAATGAGAAATATTAGTAGGACTGTAAATATCGGTAAAAAAGCTCTCAAGCATTTTTCACCCCATTACTCTCTTTACAAATGTTTCTTCCTCTCTTATTCCAACAATTAAATCTACCATTTTCTCCCTCTCCGATAAAAAGGCTTTCCCCCTCACAATTGCTTTCCCTCCTCTGTTCATGGCATTTGTATAGAGACCTTCATAGGAAATCACCCTTCCCCTCATCCCATCTTCAATTTCTGATGCACCCTCTATTTTCCTCAATATTCTTATCTCGTGAATGCTGGGATAGAGGTAAGAATAGCAGGATGAGGGCTGAAGCTCAGCCAATATAGCTGCACTTCCCACACTTTTCCCCTCAATTACTTGATAGTTTCCTACCTCTTCTCTGGAAGACAGCAATATGAGCGAAACCCTTTTTCCCTCAAAGACGCCTCTCCTCCTCTCATCGTACATGTCCTTTAAAAGATCCTTGGATAGAGAAAGCCTCTCCGAATTCCTCTGTGCCCATAGATCCAGCTCTTTTCTCTCAAAAGACAGAATTGGGGAGGCCTCCATAAGTGCCTGCACGTTTCTGCAGCCCCTCACAGTCATGTCAATGTCGCTTATGCTTATGCTATGGATACCTGCCAAGATACTTCCAGTTACTCCTATAGCACTACTGCTTACTCCTATCTCTCTCAAAGCATCATACAGTCTTAGAGCCGTTAGTTCCAGCTCATCTGCAGCTCTTTTAAGAACTCTCCTCATTCCATCCTCCGGCTTCAACAATTTTCTTATTTCCGTATAGTCCATTATGGGAAATATGGAGTGCAGCATGGGATCAAATGCTTTCCTTGGTGAGAGCTTAACAACAACAGGTTCATAGCTTTTGAAAATTCTTCTATAGGCAACACCGCTTTTCTCCCAATATCCCTTTCTTGATAATAAATACTTCTCTAGAACATAGCATCCTCCTCTAGGATGAAAGTAGCCTATAGCCTGTCCTATTTCAAAATTTCTTCCGATAACTATGTCGTGATCCTCGCACTCTCTATTCAGCGCGGGAAGCAAAGCTTCAAGCTTCCCTCCTCTCGAATGATAGAAATGCTCTGGGCAAAAGATCCTGAAGCTTGAATCTCTCGAGCCTTCCAGCACTGTTGGCAACGATTATTTCCGATTCAATGCCAAACTCAGCAATCACCTGCCTGCATGCACCGCAGGGATAGGGGAGCTCCTTTCCCTCTGCATATACCAGAACTGCCCTGATCTTTCTCTCTCCTTCTGAAACAGCCTTGAAGACAGCAACTCTCTCTGCACACATTGTCAGCCCGTAGCTAACATTTTCAACGTTTACCCCTCCATACATTTTTCCCGATTCAGTCAGAACCACAGCTGCCACCCTGAATTTAGAGTAAGGAGAATAAGAATTTTCTATAATCTTCTTCGCCATGCTGAGCATTTTCTGGATTTCTTCATCGCTGGTCACGAATATCACCGTATTACCATAGAGCTTCAATATATTATATTAAATATTCGGTTTGAGACCTTTCAAAGGGGGTTATATTTAAATTTTCTTTTTTTGCATTTATACCCGGTGTTTTAGCTATGGAGAGAATACAGCTCTTGAGGAGAATAGATGAGGAGGAAAACAGAAAGGAGCTAGTATATGGAAGGCACTTCTATGGAAATTTGAAGGGCTGCAATAAAGATACGCTGATGGATGAGATGAAGCTGACATCCATAGTGAAGGAGGCCACTCGAATCGGCAATATGACCCTGCTTGACATAAAGTCATGGAAAATAGGTTTTGGTGTAACAGTTGTAGCGGTTATACTTGAGAGCCACATAACTATACACACGTGGCCAGAATTTGGTTTTGCTACAGTGGATGTTTACAGCTGCGGAGCCCACACGAGACCGAAGGAAGCCTTCGAATATATTGCCGAAAGCCTGGAAGCAAGTGAAATTGAGTTCGGAGAAGTGGATAGAAGTCTCGCATAGTTTTTTTTGTGGTTTATATGCTCAAAAAATCCCAAGTTCCCAATACAATAACAGTTCTGAACACATTCGTAGCATCTTACGCATTGCTTCTATCATTCAGAGGAGACAATGTGCTAGCAATCAGGCTGATTTTCATTTCTTTAGCCCTGGATGTTCTTGACGGCCTTCTAGCTAGAAAGCTGAACTCCATGAGCGAGGAGGGTGAACTGCTAGACAGAGTTACCGATAGGATATATCAAATCATTGTGCCATCACTAATTTACGTGCAATCGCAGTCTTGGTCCTTCCTATCCCAGCTCTATGCCTGCCTTATAATAACAGTGAGCTTCTGGAGATTGATAAGGAAAGTGCCCTCCAAGGACAAATTTCTCGGTCTTCCCCTTTTTGCTCACACTTTTGTTATAATTGCTGGGTACCTGAGCGGCTTTATTCCTCCCCCCTACCTTCTGTTGGCAATGGCTGCACTGAGCGCCCTTCCCATTTCCTATTTCAGAAGATTCGGAAAAGGAGAGCCCAGGGAAACAAAGGGAACTGCATGGCAGCTCAGAATGGGCATCCCCCTAATCCTAGCCTTTTCTCCGTATGGCCAACTATCTCTTTTCTTCACGGTTCTGGAAATATTGGTTCTCCTCTATGCCTTCGCTGGATGGATCCCTCTTTCCTTAAGGAATTCCCATTTTTACAATGAAAAATCTTAAAAAGATACCTTGTCAATAGAAAAAGTAATCGAGCATTTATAATTAACAATGCAGAGGATGGTGTTTGAAATGGAGCTGTATGCCAAGCATGGTGCTACTGAGGGAGCTCTGTCTATTCTCGAGAAGATAGAGAGCGATCTGAAGGATGCAGAGAGCTGGAGAGACTTTTCGGGAAGGCTCTTCAGACTGAGCACGGAGGCTCTCGAGAAGAGACCTACTTCAGCCCTTCTAATAAATACGCTTAGGCAGCTTCTCAAGTACGCAGTTGAGCAGCACAGCTCAGGAAGAAGCATTGATGAATTCAAAAAAGAATTCTACGGTAAGATCGATGAGGTGAGGAAGAAAACGATAGAGTCCGTGGAGAAGCTGAGCGAAATCGGGGCTAGATGGCTTCCCGAGGACTCAATATTGCTCACACACAGCTATAGCACTAGTGCTATAAGAACCATTGAAAAGGCCAACAAGCTTGGGAAAATAAAGGAAGTATATGTTACAGAGTCCAGACCTGGGAGCGAGGGTGTCTACACTGCCAGGCTTTTGGCAACTATGGGGATCAGGACAAACCTGATAGTAGATTCAGCTGTTAACTACTATATGGGGAACATCGATTTTGTTCTGCTGGGGGCTGAAGCAATAACAGCGCATGGAGCTCTTGTGAACAAGGTTGGATCAAGCCAGATAGCTCTTTCAGCATACAAGAGAAGAACGAGGGTAATAGTCCTCTCTGGAACCTATAAGTTCAGCTTTGAGACGCTTCTGGGAGATAGAATAAAAGTTCCCTTTGCCAGCCCCTCTTTGCTCGAAATTCCAAATGAAATGCTTTCTTCGGATAAAATTCGCCTCAGTGTTCCACAGATGGATGTGACTCCTCCAGAGTACATAGATGTAATAGTTACTGAGATGGGAATAACTTCTCCTGAGGG
The Fervidicoccaceae archaeon genome window above contains:
- a CDS encoding CDP-alcohol phosphatidyltransferase family protein, whose translation is MLKKSQVPNTITVLNTFVASYALLLSFRGDNVLAIRLIFISLALDVLDGLLARKLNSMSEEGELLDRVTDRIYQIIVPSLIYVQSQSWSFLSQLYACLIITVSFWRLIRKVPSKDKFLGLPLFAHTFVIIAGYLSGFIPPPYLLLAMAALSALPISYFRRFGKGEPRETKGTAWQLRMGIPLILAFSPYGQLSLFFTVLEILVLLYAFAGWIPLSLRNSHFYNEKS
- a CDS encoding flippase-like domain-containing protein codes for the protein MKLNPWLLVAVSLLIVAAIYAAYLEILEINILQAMRNNLLGIFISAAFMLVAEIVKSIRSLIIFRKIGYRVKFKNILISRFVGNFMGIVTPSSFASEPGRVMSLAMLEGTPMEGIMAAGVLETFYDSTLIAIVAAGFSLYKLPSSILILLSSFFILGLWTFIFAGFVFRDSIFRRVFSYLERRMGDRIVGASRKILSRYAEFAEFTKSGLDPEISISSFLITILTLLLYSASFLSFTSDSSGMLFQLIHGAIAYSSSYTMQVFPTPGGSGFFEYALSLSLSAYTSALWRITYLMVNLIPAGLILIFFVKIRSVISENIKKSIFS
- the cdd gene encoding cytidine deaminase, with the protein product MTSDEEIQKMLSMAKKIIENSYSPYSKFRVAAVVLTESGKMYGGVNVENVSYGLTMCAERVAVFKAVSEGERKIRAVLVYAEGKELPYPCGACRQVIAEFGIESEIIVANSAGRLERFKLQDLLPRAFLSFERREA
- the map gene encoding type II methionyl aminopeptidase; translated protein: MTSLAPEVINAYLKAGKIASEVKRRARGLVRKGVSLFSLAQEIEGIIRELGGSLAFPVNLSIGSIAAHYSPLLDSKEVLEAGGILKIDIGVHVNGYIADTAISIDLDGENEDLIKAAQEAVERVREILHPGVKLSLIGETIERVIRSYGATPIRNLTGHGLERFKLHTGLSIPNVSSFGIRGSINSNSAVAIEPFSTKGKGYVVDGKVIGIYSLKSVPPKKLKSISNESRSIYERIYQEREELPFSERWYASEQNFHIFRNAVSELLRNGAAQQYPVLIEISGSQVAQAEESFLILDKEVITYTSEK
- the speD gene encoding adenosylmethionine decarboxylase; the encoded protein is MERIQLLRRIDEEENRKELVYGRHFYGNLKGCNKDTLMDEMKLTSIVKEATRIGNMTLLDIKSWKIGFGVTVVAVILESHITIHTWPEFGFATVDVYSCGAHTRPKEAFEYIAESLEASEIEFGEVDRSLA
- a CDS encoding S16 family serine protease: MRAFLPIFTVLLIFLIPVSAVASSPVIFHYDYLVSINLPALAVSSGGGGVVTNLTVTVAYPGSGQVYFSSDPVTQLDTQSSARIAVLVAASLLGIDYRKYDYFFSMKSPSLIIGGPSASAVMTVGVVAAILRANINSTVAMTGMINPDGTIGPVGGLSDKLQAAASAGYKTFLVPVGQLIETEQQIVSQSTPFGTIYRTVTRTVNLSQLGENLGVKVVQVTTLRDALSYFLENVSLPPQTPSNATYTLEQKQIFSDWRNSLLKIYNQSVGELAELSNKYASSIDQSIVQSYLNQSSLYIQSSNNLWSAGEYYSSLSSLYMADIAINAAIIYVKTTVDPNLIQTYINSVNSTLSSLKERIYNLSVNTFSQLESYLVAMDRLDNAQSALSAAAQSIYRVYDYSSGKWRVVLTDPLDLAVANLSQFTIQNWISYGDLPSPPVSGEYLKNIADYYLQYAKSVLTYYQSLASEVNVSTDLQTLNSMFNNAYNTYYSGSYPASLYYSVATVSRATLDTHLLFNTDLLSIVRAELANINSTLGRVGYVSAIVLGYSEQANNYLKNYLSTNNTNYLYSALTLALQAGIYETLLTLGQIYGGSTQVQPISTFTTQPTQTTTTTTPSNFTPTSSPSGSSPVSGDGYLFIILVITLFFIAVALYLTRKRAGNENVEKAAETS